A window of the Cystobacter fuscus genome harbors these coding sequences:
- a CDS encoding diacylglycerol/lipid kinase family protein yields the protein MKTFLVVNPRSAGGETGRRWAEISGQVTRVIGDFGFGFTESVMDAVRLTRHALADGYECITAVGGDGTVNEVVNGFFADGKAINPRAALGLIPRGTGGDFRRAFGWDLELDSALARLRGDQTEPFDVGLAEYVNHQGQRESRYFANIASFGVSAAIAHEVNVGSKALGGNLSFLWGTVKTLAKHKDVQVRLQVDEGEPETMGITAIAAANGRYFGSGMCVAPKAVTHDGRFDLTLWRDYTLADFVIKSKGVYNGDHITWTKTRYIQCQTLRAESEEQVFLEMDGEVPGRLPCRITILPGAIRLKV from the coding sequence ATGAAGACGTTCCTCGTGGTGAACCCGCGCAGCGCTGGCGGAGAGACGGGCAGGCGATGGGCCGAGATCTCGGGCCAGGTGACCCGGGTGATTGGTGACTTCGGCTTCGGGTTCACCGAGAGCGTCATGGACGCGGTGCGGCTGACGCGGCATGCGCTCGCGGATGGCTACGAGTGCATCACCGCGGTGGGAGGTGATGGCACCGTGAACGAGGTCGTCAACGGCTTCTTCGCGGACGGCAAGGCCATCAACCCCCGGGCGGCCCTGGGGCTCATTCCCCGGGGTACGGGGGGCGACTTCCGGCGGGCCTTCGGGTGGGATCTGGAGCTGGACTCCGCCCTGGCGAGGCTGCGCGGCGACCAGACGGAGCCCTTCGACGTGGGGCTCGCCGAGTACGTCAACCACCAGGGGCAGCGGGAGTCGCGCTACTTCGCCAACATCGCCTCCTTCGGGGTGAGCGCCGCCATCGCCCACGAGGTGAACGTGGGCAGCAAGGCGCTCGGTGGCAACCTGAGCTTCCTGTGGGGCACGGTGAAGACCCTGGCGAAGCACAAGGACGTGCAGGTGCGCCTCCAGGTGGACGAGGGCGAGCCCGAGACGATGGGCATCACCGCCATCGCCGCGGCCAACGGCCGCTACTTCGGCAGCGGCATGTGCGTGGCCCCCAAGGCCGTCACCCACGATGGCCGCTTCGATCTGACGCTCTGGCGCGACTACACCCTGGCCGACTTCGTCATCAAGTCCAAGGGTGTCTACAACGGCGACCACATCACCTGGACGAAGACGCGCTACATCCAATGCCAGACGCTGCGCGCCGAGAGCGAGGAGCAGGTGTTCCTGGAGATGGATGGGGAAGTGCCCGGACGGCTTCCCTGCCGCATCACCATCCTGCCGGGCGCCATCCGCCTCAAGGTGTAG
- a CDS encoding endonuclease/exonuclease/phosphatase family protein — protein sequence MLKVLTLNIAHGVPSIPIPLPFLLPRRRLLGHLDRMADLLARERAEVVALQEVDRAGLFSGAVDPLERLATRAGYPHLLHGPHLHLPGVCARGTALLSLRPLLEPEWNSFEADRAVDKGYVMAAVEELEWVSP from the coding sequence ATGCTCAAGGTGCTCACGCTGAACATCGCGCACGGCGTTCCGTCCATCCCCATCCCCCTGCCCTTCCTGCTCCCGCGCCGGCGGCTGCTGGGACACCTGGATCGGATGGCCGACCTGCTCGCGCGCGAGCGGGCAGAGGTGGTGGCACTCCAGGAGGTGGACCGGGCCGGGCTCTTCAGCGGCGCGGTGGATCCCCTGGAACGACTGGCCACCCGCGCGGGCTACCCTCATCTGCTGCATGGGCCCCACCTGCACCTGCCCGGAGTCTGTGCCCGGGGCACCGCGCTGCTCTCCCTGCGGCCCCTGCTCGAGCCCGAGTGGAACTCCTTCGAGGCGGACCGGGCCGTGGACAAGGGCTACGTGATGGCGGCGGTGGAGGAGCTCGAGTGGGTCAGCCCGTGA
- a CDS encoding response regulator transcription factor, which yields MPSAPLISVIDDDASVRLAVLSLLRSFGLKGLAFDSAEAFLASGELETTNLVITDIHMPGMSGIDLKRTLDARGSTVPVIMITAKTEAAVMQRARACNPSSLLKKPFDSEEFIACVERALAP from the coding sequence ATGCCATCCGCCCCCCTCATCTCCGTCATCGACGATGACGCGTCGGTCCGTCTTGCCGTGCTCAGCCTGCTGCGGTCGTTCGGGCTGAAGGGACTGGCGTTCGACAGCGCCGAGGCGTTCCTGGCGTCAGGCGAACTCGAGACCACGAACCTGGTCATCACCGACATCCACATGCCGGGCATGAGCGGCATCGACCTCAAGCGGACGCTCGACGCGCGGGGCTCCACGGTGCCCGTCATCATGATCACCGCCAAGACGGAGGCGGCGGTGATGCAGCGGGCACGGGCGTGCAATCCGTCCAGCCTCCTGAAGAAGCCTTTCGACAGCGAGGAGTTCATCGCCTGTGTGGAACGCGCCCTTGCGCCGTGA
- a CDS encoding tetratricopeptide repeat protein gives MKTRGWVLLGAWTALVYAGAVPSGFVLDDLYAVESNPVVQGEVSPVEAFTRDYWGRVPPETIGTYRPLAVLTFVLDARVGGGAPWVFHLTNVLLHVLAVLALFGVWRSWAGDTTAWAAAALFAALAAPAEAVHSIVGRADVLAALLGLLGWAAHRTPGLRAATLAAGCYTLALLSKESALLYPLVWCLLEALRTGRWRALPWGRLGVYAAVTALVLGARKHALGTFLGATIGDMTNPLVTASWSGRVLGAADIFWSQYLAGIANPLRRLYMCSAPACAPAGVDSAGAWLGLGALGLLVALVPGTWRRAPLVSAGIAWFLLLFLPISNLLVVGPSVYGERLLYAPLMGATVALTHAVSRLAARLPRPALAWGLLVALGAGNALAVQSRHADWRDGVSLALQGIEVQPRSTVLQMLAAEAWMGLGRWAEAEQCARDAIALDSGFGRPYGLLGVALDQQGRTEAAQAMLERAFALEHSEEALLNLARFHARHGDARRALALLEREARNRPPSPGLLALAEELRRQLATEAR, from the coding sequence GTGAAGACACGAGGGTGGGTGCTGCTCGGCGCGTGGACGGCACTGGTGTACGCGGGCGCCGTGCCCTCGGGATTCGTCCTGGATGATCTCTACGCCGTGGAGAGCAACCCCGTCGTCCAGGGCGAGGTGTCTCCCGTCGAGGCCTTCACCCGCGACTACTGGGGCCGCGTTCCACCGGAGACCATTGGCACCTACCGGCCGCTCGCGGTGCTGACCTTCGTGCTCGACGCGCGGGTGGGTGGCGGCGCGCCGTGGGTGTTCCACCTCACCAACGTGCTGCTACACGTGCTCGCCGTGCTGGCCCTGTTCGGCGTATGGCGCTCGTGGGCGGGCGACACCACCGCCTGGGCCGCCGCCGCCCTCTTCGCCGCGCTCGCCGCTCCCGCCGAGGCCGTGCACTCCATCGTCGGCCGCGCGGATGTGCTCGCCGCGCTCCTCGGACTGCTCGGCTGGGCCGCCCACCGCACCCCGGGCCTCCGGGCCGCCACGCTCGCCGCCGGCTGCTACACCCTGGCGCTCCTCTCCAAGGAAAGCGCCCTGCTCTATCCGCTCGTGTGGTGTCTGCTGGAGGCGCTGCGCACGGGCCGCTGGCGCGCCCTGCCCTGGGGCCGACTGGGTGTCTATGCCGCCGTGACGGCACTCGTCCTGGGGGCGCGCAAGCACGCCCTGGGGACGTTCCTCGGCGCGACCATCGGCGACATGACCAACCCGCTCGTCACCGCCTCCTGGAGCGGGCGCGTGCTCGGCGCGGCCGACATCTTCTGGTCCCAGTACCTCGCCGGTATCGCCAACCCCCTGCGCCGGCTCTACATGTGCTCGGCGCCCGCATGCGCGCCCGCGGGGGTGGACAGCGCCGGGGCCTGGCTCGGCCTGGGCGCGCTCGGGCTGCTCGTCGCCCTGGTGCCAGGCACCTGGCGCCGGGCCCCCCTGGTGAGCGCGGGCATCGCCTGGTTCCTGCTGCTGTTCCTGCCCATCTCCAACCTGCTCGTGGTGGGCCCGTCCGTGTATGGCGAACGGTTGCTCTACGCGCCCCTCATGGGCGCCACGGTGGCGCTCACCCATGCCGTGTCGCGCCTCGCCGCCCGTCTGCCCCGGCCCGCCCTGGCCTGGGGGCTGCTCGTCGCGCTTGGCGCGGGCAACGCCCTGGCCGTGCAGTCGAGGCACGCGGACTGGCGTGATGGCGTCTCGCTCGCCCTCCAGGGCATCGAGGTGCAACCCCGCAGCACCGTGCTCCAGATGCTCGCGGCCGAGGCCTGGATGGGGCTCGGCCGCTGGGCCGAGGCCGAGCAATGTGCCCGGGACGCCATCGCCCTCGACTCCGGGTTTGGCCGCCCCTACGGCCTGCTCGGCGTGGCGCTGGATCAGCAGGGACGCACCGAGGCGGCCCAGGCCATGCTCGAACGGGCCTTCGCCCTCGAGCACTCCGAGGAGGCCCTGTTGAACCTGGCGCGATTCCATGCCCGGCATGGGGACGCGCGACGCGCGCTCGCGCTGCTGGAGCGGGAAGCCCGGAACCGTCCCCCGAGCCCAGGCCTGCTCGCCCTGGCCGAGGAGCTACGCCGGCAGCTCGCCACCGAGGCCAGGTGA
- the aspS gene encoding aspartate--tRNA ligase, whose amino-acid sequence MAVPFITEVKRTHTCGQLTKAQIGEEVVLFGWVQNRRDHGGAVFIDLRDREGLTQVVFEPDIAKEAHDLAGQLRLEYCIGIKGKVVSRGSQVNPKLKTGEIEIKASELTIFNRSEPTPFLVEDNIDTAEEKRLAYRYLDLRRRPLQQSLITRSKMNALTRSYLNEHRFLELETPFMGKYTPGGARNFLVPSRLNPGKFYALAESPQLYKQLFMVAGFDRYFQIVKCFRDEDLRLDRQPEFTQIDIEMSFVTQDDVFTIVEGLIKKLWGEVLGIDVPTPFMRMDFDESMAKYGNDKPDLRFGLEHVVLTDLIRQHGAAGGVPMIWEAVEQGGIVKAMVIPGDKPLSRAESDKLEEFARQNGAKGLARAKVGEGGEWTQSPLSKTITPALRQAITQACGAKTGDLIVFQFGREALVHTVMANLRVHVAKKLGLIPEYGSGGVWKFLWVVNPPLFEYDEETKTWAAAHHAFTRPHDEHVQYLNSDPGRVKCHRYDVVLNGFEIGGGSIRLHDPKVQAEVFKALGIGDEEARTKFGFLLDALKFGAPPHGGIALGMDRLAFLLTGVESLRDVIPFPKTKTGTDLMTGAPGDVDERQLREVHVRAAPLPQK is encoded by the coding sequence ATGGCGGTCCCGTTCATTACCGAGGTCAAGCGAACCCATACGTGCGGGCAGCTCACCAAAGCCCAGATTGGCGAGGAGGTCGTCCTCTTCGGCTGGGTGCAGAACCGGCGTGATCACGGTGGCGCGGTCTTCATCGACCTGCGCGACCGCGAGGGTCTGACTCAAGTGGTCTTCGAGCCGGACATCGCCAAGGAGGCGCACGACCTCGCGGGCCAGCTGCGGCTGGAGTACTGCATCGGCATCAAGGGCAAGGTCGTCTCGCGCGGCTCCCAGGTCAACCCCAAGCTCAAGACGGGCGAGATCGAGATCAAGGCGTCCGAGCTGACCATCTTCAACCGCTCCGAGCCCACGCCCTTCCTCGTCGAGGACAACATCGACACCGCCGAGGAGAAGCGCCTGGCGTACCGCTACCTCGACCTGCGTCGCCGGCCGCTGCAGCAGTCGCTGATCACGCGCTCGAAGATGAACGCGCTCACGCGCAGCTACCTCAACGAGCACCGCTTCCTGGAGCTCGAGACGCCCTTCATGGGCAAGTACACCCCGGGCGGCGCGCGCAACTTCCTCGTGCCCAGCCGGCTCAACCCGGGCAAGTTCTACGCGCTCGCCGAGAGCCCCCAGCTCTACAAGCAGCTCTTCATGGTGGCGGGCTTCGACCGCTACTTCCAGATCGTCAAGTGCTTCCGCGACGAGGACCTGCGCCTGGACCGGCAGCCCGAGTTCACGCAGATCGATATCGAGATGAGCTTCGTCACCCAGGACGACGTCTTCACCATCGTCGAGGGGCTCATCAAGAAGCTGTGGGGCGAGGTGCTGGGCATCGACGTGCCCACGCCCTTCATGCGCATGGACTTCGACGAGTCCATGGCGAAGTACGGCAACGACAAGCCGGACCTGCGCTTCGGGCTGGAGCACGTGGTGCTCACGGACCTCATCCGCCAGCACGGCGCCGCGGGCGGCGTGCCGATGATCTGGGAGGCGGTGGAGCAGGGCGGCATCGTCAAGGCGATGGTCATCCCCGGTGACAAGCCGCTGAGCCGCGCGGAGAGCGACAAGCTGGAGGAGTTCGCCAGGCAGAACGGCGCCAAGGGGCTGGCGCGCGCCAAGGTGGGCGAGGGCGGGGAGTGGACCCAGTCCCCGCTGTCCAAGACGATCACCCCCGCGCTGCGCCAGGCCATCACCCAGGCGTGCGGCGCGAAGACGGGCGATCTGATTGTCTTCCAGTTCGGCCGCGAGGCGCTCGTGCACACGGTGATGGCCAACCTGCGCGTGCACGTGGCCAAGAAGCTCGGCCTCATCCCCGAGTACGGCAGCGGCGGCGTGTGGAAGTTCCTCTGGGTGGTGAACCCGCCCCTGTTCGAGTACGACGAGGAGACCAAGACGTGGGCGGCGGCGCACCACGCCTTCACCCGGCCCCACGACGAGCACGTCCAGTACCTGAACAGCGATCCGGGCCGCGTGAAGTGCCACCGCTACGACGTGGTGCTCAACGGCTTCGAGATCGGCGGCGGCTCCATCCGTCTGCATGATCCCAAGGTGCAGGCCGAGGTGTTCAAGGCGCTGGGCATCGGCGACGAGGAGGCGCGCACGAAGTTCGGCTTCCTGCTGGACGCGCTGAAGTTTGGCGCGCCGCCGCACGGTGGAATCGCGCTGGGCATGGACCGGCTGGCGTTCCTGCTCACGGGCGTCGAGTCGCTGCGCGACGTGATTCCCTTCCCCAAGACGAAGACGGGCACGGACCTGATGACGGGCGCGCCGGGCGACGTGGACGAGCGCCAGCTGCGCGAGGTTCACGTGCGTGCCGCGCCCCTGCCGCAGAAGTAG
- a CDS encoding SDR family oxidoreductase, with amino-acid sequence MQRVALVVGASGIVGNNLARRLASGGWTVYGLARHPPMDLPGVHPIAADLLRPDTLRSALSGVKPTHVFFCTWLRQPTEAENCAVNGAMVRNLLGVLREEESLRHVALVTGLKHYLGPFEAYGKGVLPDTPFREEQPRLPIENFYYVQEDEVFAAARRQGFSWSVHRPHTIIGFAVGNAMNMGVTLAVYATICRETGRPFLFPGSPMQWNGLTDVTDARLLARHLEWAATAEGGRNEAFNVVNGDVFRWRWLWPKLAEYFGVQAADYPGQATPLERQLADAGPIWKDIARKYELAESELGRLISAWHTDADLGRPIECLADMSKSRLRGFSDYQYTPDSFFDLFWKLREVRLIPPARPAGIA; translated from the coding sequence ATGCAACGGGTGGCACTCGTCGTCGGGGCCAGCGGCATCGTTGGCAACAACCTCGCACGGCGGCTCGCCTCGGGGGGGTGGACGGTGTACGGGCTGGCGCGGCACCCGCCGATGGACCTGCCGGGCGTGCATCCCATCGCCGCCGATCTGCTGCGCCCGGACACGCTGCGCTCGGCCCTCTCCGGAGTGAAGCCAACACACGTCTTCTTCTGCACCTGGCTGAGGCAGCCCACGGAGGCCGAGAACTGCGCGGTGAATGGGGCCATGGTGCGCAACCTCCTCGGCGTCCTGCGCGAGGAAGAGTCCCTGCGGCATGTCGCCCTGGTGACCGGCTTGAAACACTATCTCGGGCCGTTCGAGGCGTATGGGAAGGGAGTGCTTCCGGACACCCCCTTTCGCGAGGAGCAACCGCGCCTGCCGATCGAGAACTTCTACTATGTCCAGGAGGACGAGGTCTTCGCCGCGGCCAGGCGGCAGGGCTTCTCCTGGAGCGTGCACCGCCCGCACACCATCATCGGTTTCGCCGTCGGCAACGCCATGAACATGGGGGTGACGCTCGCCGTCTACGCCACGATCTGCCGCGAGACCGGGCGTCCGTTCCTCTTCCCCGGCTCGCCCATGCAGTGGAACGGCCTGACGGATGTCACCGACGCGCGACTGCTCGCACGGCATCTGGAGTGGGCCGCGACCGCGGAGGGTGGACGCAACGAAGCGTTCAATGTCGTCAATGGGGATGTCTTTCGTTGGCGGTGGCTGTGGCCGAAGCTGGCCGAGTACTTCGGGGTCCAGGCCGCGGATTACCCGGGTCAGGCCACACCGCTCGAGCGGCAACTGGCCGACGCCGGACCGATCTGGAAGGACATCGCCCGTAAGTACGAACTGGCCGAGAGTGAGCTGGGCCGGCTCATCTCCGCGTGGCACACGGATGCCGATCTCGGACGTCCGATCGAATGCCTGGCGGACATGTCGAAGAGCCGCCTGCGTGGGTTCTCGGATTACCAATACACACCGGACTCGTTCTTCGATCTCTTCTGGAAGCTGCGCGAGGTGCGCTTGATCCCCCCCGCTCGGCCAGCGGGCATCGCCTGA
- a CDS encoding response regulator transcription factor, translating to MSEDAVIHIVDDDPSLRTALQSLFRSVGMMARAHASVRAFLDAERVDAPGCLLLDVRLPGTSGLDFQGQLESLGIDLPVIMMTGHGDIPMSVRAMKAGAVDFLPKPFREQDLLDAVTLAVERHRGRRSEREDLAGLRQRFGTLSKREQQVMTLVTIGRLNKEVAGDLHLSEITVKIHRGSAMRKMGAKSLADLVRMAEALRIPKTLAEALPASQTRKPSS from the coding sequence ATGAGTGAGGACGCCGTCATCCACATCGTCGACGACGACCCGTCGCTGCGCACGGCCTTGCAGTCCCTGTTCCGCTCCGTCGGGATGATGGCCCGGGCCCATGCCTCGGTGCGCGCCTTCCTCGATGCCGAGCGGGTGGACGCCCCCGGCTGTCTCCTGCTCGACGTGCGCCTGCCCGGCACCAGTGGCCTCGACTTCCAGGGGCAGCTCGAGTCGCTCGGCATCGACCTGCCGGTGATCATGATGACCGGCCATGGCGACATTCCCATGTCGGTGCGGGCGATGAAGGCCGGCGCGGTCGATTTCCTGCCCAAACCCTTCCGTGAGCAGGATCTGCTCGACGCCGTGACGCTGGCGGTGGAGCGCCATCGCGGGCGGCGCTCCGAACGCGAGGACCTGGCCGGCCTGCGCCAGCGCTTCGGCACCCTGTCGAAGCGCGAGCAGCAGGTGATGACCCTGGTGACCATCGGGCGGCTCAACAAGGAGGTGGCCGGAGACCTCCACTTGAGTGAGATCACGGTCAAGATCCATCGCGGCTCGGCGATGCGCAAGATGGGGGCGAAGAGCCTGGCGGATCTGGTGCGTATGGCCGAGGCCCTGCGGATCCCGAAGACCCTGGCCGAGGCCCTGCCCGCATCCCAGACACGAAAGCCCTCGTCCTGA
- a CDS encoding ATP-binding protein translates to MSSSPSTPLPPAPLLLVDDYPPNLIALEAVLAPLGQPLVKVTSGEEALKAMLSEDFAAVLLDVQMPGLSGLETATIIKQRKRSAATPILFLSAVSRDEGAILEGYAHGAVDYIVKPYDADILRAKVGVFVDLYRRGRQLQREEAEMRRRERELLERESAARVQAAAQQHAESLNERLTAQQQWLEAVLHRIPVPLVLVERGSGRFTFANAAADRMWGGTYPRPETRAEYDRLVTVRHLDGAPIPPEQMASARTARGESVSGLQMLLDTPRGTTAILVESSQVPAMEGSPAVGVVTFQDISALKQAERALQKREQEFRTLAESMPQVVWTARADGQLDYVNQVLTRYMGREEAAALGNSWTQLIHPEDLDETLRRWTHSVRTGEPFEVEYRMRRADGAYRWFLTRATCMREPDGRPLKWFGTATDIDDARRTRDAHRFLAEASAMLGSTLDAEATLQQVARLAVPTLADWCCVDMLEEDGSLRRLAVSHTDPAKVRLAWEIARRYALNLKAAHGVPHVLRTGETSWVPDVTEAMLVAATGGDPERLGMARQLGLRSFLAVPLLARGKLLGVLILAHSESGRRYDEADVRLAEDLGRRAGLAVDNARLYAASQTAVQLRDDFLGVASHELKTPLTPIQLKVQALQRRVSAEPDGVLPARQVGAVLDAVSTQTRKLSVLVSGLLDVSRISTGRLELHLEPVDLASLVREVAHAFEAEAAKADCALRLRLAEAPVVGRWDRLRLEQVVTNLLTNALKYGAGRPVEVTLATVDGRALLGVRDEGIGIAAEAQARIFEKFERAVSDRHYGGLGLGLYITREIVRALGGGVSVESEPERGALFTVSLPLVGP, encoded by the coding sequence GTGTCCTCCTCCCCTTCCACCCCCTTGCCACCCGCCCCACTGCTGCTGGTGGACGACTACCCCCCCAACCTGATCGCGCTGGAGGCGGTGCTCGCGCCGTTGGGCCAGCCCCTGGTGAAGGTGACGTCTGGAGAGGAGGCGCTCAAGGCGATGCTCTCCGAGGACTTCGCCGCGGTGCTGCTGGACGTGCAGATGCCGGGGCTGAGCGGGCTGGAGACGGCGACGATCATCAAACAGCGCAAGCGCTCGGCCGCCACGCCCATCCTCTTCCTCAGCGCCGTGAGCCGCGACGAGGGGGCGATCCTCGAGGGCTACGCGCACGGGGCGGTGGACTACATCGTCAAGCCCTACGATGCGGACATCCTGCGCGCGAAGGTGGGCGTCTTCGTGGACCTCTACCGCCGTGGCCGGCAGTTGCAGCGCGAGGAGGCCGAGATGCGCCGGCGCGAGCGCGAGCTGCTGGAGCGCGAGAGCGCGGCGCGCGTGCAGGCGGCGGCGCAGCAGCACGCGGAGTCCCTCAACGAGCGCCTCACCGCGCAGCAGCAGTGGCTCGAGGCCGTCCTGCACCGGATTCCCGTCCCGCTGGTGTTGGTGGAGCGCGGCAGTGGGCGCTTCACCTTCGCCAACGCGGCGGCGGACCGCATGTGGGGGGGTACCTATCCGCGGCCCGAGACGCGCGCCGAGTACGACCGCCTCGTCACCGTGCGCCACCTGGATGGCGCCCCCATCCCCCCCGAGCAGATGGCCTCGGCCCGCACGGCGCGCGGCGAGAGCGTGAGCGGGCTGCAGATGCTGCTGGACACCCCGCGCGGCACCACCGCCATCCTGGTGGAGTCCTCGCAGGTGCCCGCCATGGAGGGCAGCCCCGCCGTGGGGGTGGTCACCTTCCAGGACATCTCCGCGCTCAAGCAGGCGGAGCGCGCCCTTCAAAAGCGCGAGCAGGAGTTCCGCACGCTCGCCGAGTCCATGCCCCAGGTGGTGTGGACCGCTCGCGCCGACGGGCAGCTCGACTACGTGAACCAGGTGCTCACCCGCTACATGGGCCGGGAGGAAGCGGCGGCGCTGGGCAACTCGTGGACGCAGCTCATCCACCCCGAGGATCTCGACGAGACACTGCGGCGCTGGACGCACAGCGTGCGCACGGGGGAGCCCTTCGAGGTGGAGTACCGCATGCGCCGCGCGGACGGCGCCTACCGTTGGTTCCTCACCCGCGCCACCTGTATGCGCGAGCCGGACGGCCGCCCCCTCAAGTGGTTCGGCACGGCCACGGACATCGACGACGCGCGCCGCACCCGCGACGCCCACCGCTTCCTCGCCGAGGCGAGCGCCATGCTGGGCAGCACGCTGGATGCCGAGGCCACGCTGCAACAGGTGGCACGGCTCGCGGTGCCCACGCTCGCGGACTGGTGCTGCGTGGACATGCTGGAGGAGGATGGCTCGCTGCGCCGGCTCGCGGTGAGCCACACCGATCCGGCGAAGGTGCGGCTCGCCTGGGAGATCGCCCGCCGCTACGCCCTCAACCTGAAGGCCGCGCATGGGGTGCCCCACGTGCTGCGCACCGGCGAGACCTCGTGGGTGCCGGACGTCACGGAGGCCATGCTCGTCGCCGCGACGGGCGGCGACCCGGAGCGGCTGGGGATGGCGCGTCAGTTGGGGTTGCGCTCCTTCCTCGCGGTGCCGCTGCTGGCGCGCGGCAAGCTGCTGGGCGTGCTCATCCTCGCCCACTCGGAGTCAGGGCGGCGCTACGACGAGGCGGACGTGCGGCTCGCCGAGGACCTGGGCCGGCGCGCGGGGCTCGCGGTGGACAACGCGCGGCTGTACGCGGCGTCGCAGACGGCGGTGCAGCTGCGCGACGACTTCCTCGGGGTGGCGAGCCACGAGCTCAAGACGCCACTCACCCCCATCCAGCTCAAGGTGCAGGCCCTGCAACGGCGCGTGAGCGCGGAGCCGGACGGCGTGCTGCCCGCGCGCCAGGTGGGCGCGGTGCTGGACGCGGTGAGCACGCAGACGCGCAAGCTCAGCGTGCTGGTGAGTGGCCTGCTGGACGTGTCGCGCATCAGCACGGGGCGGCTCGAGCTGCACCTGGAGCCGGTGGACCTGGCCTCGCTGGTGCGCGAGGTGGCCCACGCCTTCGAGGCCGAGGCGGCCAAGGCGGACTGCGCGCTGCGGCTGCGGCTGGCCGAGGCGCCGGTGGTGGGGCGGTGGGATCGGCTGCGGCTCGAGCAGGTGGTGACCAACCTGCTGACCAATGCGCTGAAGTACGGCGCGGGCCGCCCGGTGGAGGTGACGCTCGCCACGGTGGACGGGCGCGCGTTGCTGGGGGTGCGGGACGAAGGCATCGGCATCGCGGCCGAGGCCCAGGCGCGCATCTTCGAGAAGTTCGAGCGCGCGGTGAGCGACCGGCACTACGGCGGGCTGGGGCTGGGGCTCTACATCACGCGGGAGATCGTCCGCGCGCTGGGTGGCGGCGTGAGCGTGGAGAGCGAACCGGAGCGCGGCGCGCTCTTCACCGTGTCCCTGCCCCTGGTGGGGCCCTGA
- a CDS encoding tRNA-uridine aminocarboxypropyltransferase gives MSLPVARPRCDRCNLPLQLCLCAELPRVETRTRILLVQHVVEPRKKSNTGRLATLALTNSRLLTYGAPDEALDTALLGEPGTWLLFPDGPTAPPDAPAPRQLVVLDGSWSQTRRMTQRIAVLRTLPRLVLPPPDPGTLRLREPTHPSGMSTLDAVARAVARLEGPDTAAPLERLAALRVRRIADCGTLN, from the coding sequence ATGTCTCTCCCCGTCGCCCGTCCCCGCTGTGACCGCTGCAACCTCCCGCTCCAGCTGTGCCTGTGTGCCGAACTCCCCCGGGTGGAGACGCGCACCCGGATCCTCCTCGTGCAGCATGTGGTGGAACCCCGCAAGAAGAGCAACACCGGGCGGCTGGCCACGCTGGCCCTCACGAATTCCAGGCTGCTCACCTATGGCGCGCCGGACGAGGCGCTCGACACCGCCCTGCTCGGCGAGCCCGGCACCTGGCTGCTCTTCCCCGATGGCCCCACCGCGCCGCCGGACGCCCCCGCGCCCAGGCAACTGGTGGTGTTGGACGGAAGCTGGTCACAGACCCGGCGAATGACCCAGCGGATCGCCGTGCTGCGCACGCTCCCCCGGCTGGTGCTGCCGCCGCCCGATCCTGGGACGCTCCGACTGCGCGAGCCCACGCACCCCTCTGGGATGTCCACCTTGGACGCGGTCGCTCGCGCGGTGGCGCGCTTGGAGGGACCGGACACCGCGGCACCGCTGGAGCGGCTGGCGGCGCTCCGGGTGCGGCGGATCGCCGACTGCGGGACATTGAATTGA